The following proteins are co-located in the Solanum pennellii chromosome 8, SPENNV200 genome:
- the LOC107027829 gene encoding cytochrome P450 71D10-like encodes MYQDMFAAGTDTSATTVDWTMAEMLTNPSVLEKAQEEVRRAFGEKGYVDESKFDQLKYLKAVIKETLRLHPPDPLLLPRLSREKCEIDGYDIQEKTQVLVNVWAIGRDSRYWEDAECFKAERFLDSSIDFNGNNFEYIPFGAGRRMCPGMSFGLANVEHPLALFQYHFDWKLPNGMKHQELDMSQVYLGVTVRRQLDMHVIPIITNPV; translated from the coding sequence ATGTATCAGGACATGTTTGCAGCAGGAACAGATACTTCAGCAACAACAGTTGATTGGACAATGGCCGAAATGCTGACGAACCCAAGTGTGTTAGAGAAAGCACAAGAAGAAGTGAGGAGAGCTTTTGGTGAAAAAGGTTATGTGGATGAATCAAAGTTTGATCAATTGAAATACTTAAAAGCAGTGATCAAAGAGACACTCAGGTTGCATCCACCTGATCCTTTGTTACTCCCAAGGTTGAGTAGAGAAAAATGTGAGATTGATGGTTATGATATACAAGAAAAAACTCAAGTGTTGGTGAACGTTTGGGCAATTGGAAGAGACTCGAGATATTGGGAGGATGCAGAGTGCTTTAAAGCAGAGAGATTTCTTGATAGTTCAATTGATTTCAATGGAAATAATTTTGAGTACATACCATTTGGTGCCGGAAGAAGGATGTGTCCAGGCATGTCCTTTGGTCTAGCAAATGTAGAACATCCATTGGCTCTTTTTCAATACCATTTTGATTGGAAGCTACCCAATGGAATGAAACATCAAGAATTGGATATGAGTCAGGTGTATCTTGGTGTGACAGTGAGAAGACAACTTGATATGCATGTAATTCCTATTATCACCAACCCAgtttaa